The following are from one region of the Nocardioides marmotae genome:
- the rpmF gene encoding 50S ribosomal protein L32: MAVPKRKMSRSNTRHRRSAWKAVAPTLVTCANPACGAKHLPHRACGACGQYGARADRRQVI; this comes from the coding sequence GTGGCAGTCCCGAAGCGGAAGATGTCGCGCAGCAACACGCGTCACCGTCGGTCGGCCTGGAAGGCCGTCGCGCCCACCCTGGTGACCTGCGCGAACCCCGCCTGTGGTGCCAAGCACCTCCCGCACCGTGCGTGCGGCGCGTGCGGTCAGTACGGCGCTCGCGCCGACCGTCGTCAGGTCATCTGA